A single region of the Arthrobacter sp. zg-Y820 genome encodes:
- a CDS encoding NAD(P)-dependent alcohol dehydrogenase, whose translation MLQTGYGGPEVLRLAEHPLPQLGDTEVLVQVRAAGLARAAWHMMTGKPYLLRAAVGLRRPRQPVMGHNLAGTVAAVGAGVTRFRIGDEVYGIGRGTFAGFSAAPEEKLAFKPAGLDFEQAAVVPLSGLTALQALDAARVAAGMKVLVLGAAGGVGSFAVQMARAAGAEVTGACSAGKAEFVRSLGAAGIIDYAREDFAAAGPRFDAIIDVGGNPSPARLRRALVPGGTAVLAGGEGGNRLTGAIFERQVGGAVLSLFGNRRLKGLMCRENGKDLERISAMTEAGTVVPRIDSRYRLADVAEAMRRLESGQVCGSVVLVP comes from the coding sequence GTGCTGCAGACCGGCTACGGCGGCCCGGAGGTCCTGCGTCTGGCCGAGCATCCGCTTCCTCAACTGGGAGACACCGAGGTGCTGGTGCAGGTACGCGCCGCCGGGCTGGCCCGCGCCGCCTGGCACATGATGACGGGTAAACCGTATCTGCTCCGCGCCGCCGTCGGGCTGCGCAGGCCCCGGCAGCCCGTGATGGGGCACAACCTCGCCGGCACCGTGGCCGCCGTCGGTGCCGGCGTCACTCGTTTCCGGATAGGGGATGAGGTGTATGGGATCGGCCGGGGCACCTTTGCTGGATTCTCTGCTGCCCCCGAGGAGAAGCTGGCCTTCAAGCCTGCCGGTCTGGACTTCGAGCAGGCGGCAGTGGTTCCACTGTCAGGACTGACTGCGCTGCAGGCCCTGGATGCCGCCCGGGTGGCCGCGGGGATGAAGGTCCTGGTGCTGGGAGCGGCCGGCGGCGTCGGCAGTTTTGCAGTGCAGATGGCCCGGGCAGCCGGGGCCGAGGTGACCGGGGCGTGCAGTGCCGGCAAGGCGGAGTTTGTCCGGTCGCTTGGTGCCGCGGGGATTATCGACTATGCGCGGGAGGATTTCGCCGCCGCCGGGCCCCGGTTCGACGCGATTATCGACGTCGGCGGCAATCCTTCCCCGGCCCGCCTGCGCCGCGCACTGGTGCCCGGCGGCACGGCGGTGCTTGCCGGCGGGGAGGGAGGCAACCGGCTGACCGGGGCCATCTTCGAGCGGCAGGTCGGCGGTGCGGTCCTGTCGCTTTTCGGCAACCGCCGGCTGAAGGGACTGATGTGCCGGGAGAACGGCAAAGACCTCGAGCGCATCTCCGCCATGACCGAGGCAGGCACGGTCGTGCCGCGCATCGACAGCCGGTATCGGCTGGCCGACGTCGCCGAAGCGATGCGGCGGCTGGAATCCGGCCAGGTGTGCGGCAGCGTCGTCCTGGTTCCGTGA
- a CDS encoding acetoin reductase has translation MAAQSENKTALITGAGRGIGQAIAERLADDGFNIIVADVPEAKENVDKVIASLQARGRDAVGVYGDVANPDDVTRFVTEGTTALGNLDVFIANAGIAQVDAILDVEPAALDRMLDVNIKGVYYCYQAAARQFIAQGTGGKIIGAASIVAYRPFPLLASYSATKWAVRGLTQAAAMEFAKHHITVNAYAPGVVGTAMWDLIDERLTTIEGTPRGSALERQVDGILAGRVSVPEDVAKLVSFLSGPDSDHMTGQTVLVDGGINFA, from the coding sequence ATGGCTGCTCAAAGCGAAAACAAGACCGCACTGATCACCGGCGCAGGGCGGGGCATTGGCCAGGCAATCGCCGAGCGCCTGGCCGACGACGGCTTCAACATCATCGTCGCTGATGTTCCCGAGGCCAAGGAGAACGTCGACAAGGTCATCGCCTCCCTGCAGGCCCGCGGCCGGGACGCCGTCGGCGTGTATGGCGACGTCGCCAATCCGGACGACGTCACCCGCTTCGTCACCGAGGGCACGACGGCGCTGGGCAACCTTGACGTGTTCATCGCCAACGCGGGAATCGCCCAGGTGGACGCCATCCTCGACGTCGAACCGGCAGCCCTGGACCGGATGCTCGACGTCAACATCAAGGGCGTTTACTACTGCTATCAGGCCGCGGCACGGCAGTTCATCGCTCAGGGCACCGGCGGGAAAATCATCGGCGCCGCCTCGATTGTCGCCTACCGTCCGTTCCCGCTGCTGGCCTCCTACTCGGCGACCAAGTGGGCGGTCCGCGGGCTGACGCAGGCGGCGGCCATGGAGTTCGCCAAGCACCACATCACGGTCAATGCCTACGCCCCCGGCGTCGTCGGAACGGCGATGTGGGACCTCATCGACGAGCGGCTGACCACCATCGAAGGCACTCCGCGCGGCAGCGCGCTGGAACGGCAGGTTGACGGCATCCTCGCGGGCCGGGTGTCGGTGCCGGAGGACGTGGCCAAGCTGGTCTCCTTCCTGTCCGGACCCGATTCCGACCATATGACCGGCCAGACCGTGCTGGTCGACGGCGGCATCAACTTCGCCTAG
- a CDS encoding 5-oxoprolinase/urea amidolyase family protein: MTSSPIAGIRPAGTRTLLVELASLADVTALHTQLKAHPLPGQVDVLAAAGTVLVRFIGRRETVDAAGRIPALDLTHAEAPEARTVTIDTVYDGADLAEVARLTGLSEEAVVKAHTGSSWLGGFGGFAPGFTYLTGGDPALNVPRRDSPRTAVPAGSVALAGEYSAVYPRESPGGWQLIGRTNAVMWDLDRPDPALIRPGDRVIFQAVRELVTTTDPSPAAIEESATGPSLEVRAAGLQSLIQDLGRPGYADLGVSASGAADTRSARQANRLVGNPADAAVIENLFGGLELTAHGDTVLALAGAEVPAAVISPDGKRDRPVPLNAPFALLDGEILTLGSPFRGVRTYVGVRGGIAVEPVLGSCSTDSMSHIGPASLDAGTRLPIGNITGTAPVGSPEPGTLLSGDQPGTLGDGDSPALLRITAGPRQDWFGPDAAAALTEHTWRTTNESNRIGVRLETDPEDPEAQPLQRVRNGELPSEGVVAGSLQIPPSGLPVLFLADHPVTGGYPVIAAVVPEDLPVAAQLPPGHPVRFVFVNPDTLAPLSPGSAAALFPEGTP, encoded by the coding sequence ATGACGTCCTCCCCGATCGCCGGCATCCGGCCCGCGGGCACCCGCACCCTGCTGGTCGAGCTGGCATCGCTGGCCGACGTCACCGCCCTGCACACCCAGCTCAAGGCACACCCGCTGCCCGGCCAGGTCGATGTTCTCGCGGCCGCCGGCACCGTGCTGGTCCGTTTCATCGGCCGGCGGGAAACGGTCGACGCCGCTGGCCGGATTCCAGCCCTGGACCTCACCCATGCTGAGGCTCCGGAGGCGCGCACGGTCACCATCGACACCGTGTACGACGGCGCCGACCTCGCCGAGGTGGCCCGCCTCACCGGCCTCTCGGAGGAGGCCGTCGTCAAGGCCCACACCGGCAGTTCCTGGCTGGGCGGGTTCGGCGGGTTTGCTCCCGGTTTCACCTACCTGACCGGCGGAGATCCGGCCCTCAACGTGCCGCGCCGCGACAGCCCCCGCACCGCCGTGCCCGCCGGGTCCGTGGCCCTGGCCGGCGAATATTCGGCGGTGTATCCGCGCGAATCCCCGGGAGGCTGGCAGCTGATCGGCCGCACCAACGCCGTCATGTGGGACCTGGACCGCCCCGATCCCGCCCTCATCCGCCCCGGCGACCGCGTCATCTTCCAAGCTGTCCGCGAGCTGGTTACGACGACGGACCCCTCCCCCGCAGCCATCGAGGAATCAGCGACCGGTCCCTCGTTGGAAGTCCGCGCCGCCGGCCTGCAGTCTCTGATTCAGGATTTGGGCCGCCCCGGCTATGCGGACCTCGGCGTTTCCGCCTCGGGAGCCGCCGACACCCGCTCCGCCCGGCAGGCCAACCGGCTCGTCGGCAATCCCGCTGACGCGGCGGTGATCGAGAACCTCTTCGGCGGCCTCGAGCTCACCGCGCACGGGGACACGGTACTGGCGCTGGCCGGCGCCGAGGTGCCCGCCGCCGTCATATCCCCCGACGGCAAGCGCGACCGGCCGGTTCCGTTGAATGCTCCGTTCGCACTGCTCGACGGCGAGATCCTCACCCTGGGCTCCCCCTTCCGCGGAGTCCGTACGTACGTTGGAGTCCGCGGCGGTATCGCGGTCGAGCCCGTTCTGGGCAGCTGCAGCACCGATTCGATGAGCCATATTGGACCCGCCTCGCTGGATGCCGGAACCCGGCTGCCCATCGGCAACATCACCGGCACCGCACCCGTCGGCTCCCCCGAGCCCGGCACCCTGCTCAGCGGCGACCAGCCGGGAACCCTCGGCGACGGCGACTCCCCCGCCCTTCTGCGCATCACGGCCGGCCCGCGGCAGGACTGGTTCGGACCGGATGCCGCCGCCGCGCTGACCGAGCACACCTGGCGCACCACCAACGAGTCCAACCGGATCGGCGTCCGGCTCGAAACCGACCCCGAAGACCCGGAGGCGCAGCCGCTGCAGCGCGTCCGGAATGGCGAACTTCCCAGTGAAGGCGTGGTCGCCGGCTCGCTGCAGATCCCGCCGTCGGGCCTCCCCGTCCTGTTCCTGGCCGATCATCCGGTGACCGGCGGATATCCGGTGATTGCCGCCGTCGTGCCCGAGGACCTGCCGGTCGCCGCGCAGCTGCCGCCTGGCCACCCCGTCCGCTTTGTTTTCGTGAACCCCGATACCCTGGCGCCGCTCTCCCCCGGATCGGCCGCCGCACTGTTTCCGGAAGGAACCCCATGA
- a CDS encoding nitroreductase family deazaflavin-dependent oxidoreductase yields MILTGEYAPSSSKRAREQAELIESSGGTEGTTLGGRPVILLTTVGAKSGKLRKTPLMRVEHDGDYAVVASMGGAPKHPVWYFNIQANPHVELQDGPQKWDMRAREVTGEEKAAWWERAVEAYPPYADYQAKTDREIPVFVLERMD; encoded by the coding sequence ATGATTCTTACCGGTGAATACGCCCCCAGTTCCAGCAAGCGCGCCCGCGAGCAGGCGGAGCTGATTGAAAGCTCCGGCGGTACCGAGGGAACCACCCTCGGCGGCCGCCCGGTCATCCTGCTGACCACGGTCGGCGCGAAGTCGGGAAAGCTGCGCAAGACGCCGCTGATGCGCGTGGAACACGACGGCGACTACGCCGTCGTCGCGTCCATGGGCGGCGCACCCAAGCACCCCGTCTGGTACTTCAATATCCAGGCCAACCCGCACGTGGAGCTGCAGGACGGACCGCAGAAGTGGGACATGCGCGCCCGAGAAGTCACCGGCGAGGAGAAGGCCGCGTGGTGGGAGCGCGCCGTCGAAGCCTATCCCCCGTATGCCGACTACCAGGCGAAGACGGACCGTGAAATCCCCGTGTTTGTGCTGGAGCGGATGGACTAG
- a CDS encoding histidine phosphatase family protein, producing the protein MPRNLFLVRHGQSEANVMQRASKAGDPSLYTEETMTVPDRSWRLTELGVQQAKVAGAWIAEQNIEFDRAIVSTYTRTRETAANLGLDVRWEENRVIRERSWGEIGSMSKQDFARKYSQNAAYRENDPLYWAPPAGESIANVAENRVRNILSTLHRENARDNVLMVTHGEFMWATRLVLERWSDEEFLRRDADKAQMIHNCTVLQYSSTDPNTQNSVREKLNWVRRCWPVQVDGEWTMFVGDWEEFNRKYFTDNDLLERAEANRHFLQDSFGS; encoded by the coding sequence ATGCCCCGGAACCTGTTTCTCGTCCGCCACGGACAGAGCGAAGCGAACGTTATGCAGCGGGCTTCCAAGGCCGGTGACCCGAGCCTCTACACCGAAGAGACAATGACCGTTCCGGACCGTTCCTGGCGCCTGACCGAACTCGGAGTACAGCAGGCAAAGGTCGCGGGCGCTTGGATCGCCGAGCAGAACATCGAGTTCGACCGCGCCATTGTCTCCACCTACACCCGGACCCGCGAGACTGCCGCGAACCTCGGGCTGGATGTGCGCTGGGAAGAGAACCGCGTCATCCGCGAACGGTCCTGGGGCGAGATCGGATCCATGTCGAAGCAGGATTTTGCGCGGAAGTATTCACAGAACGCGGCGTACCGCGAGAACGATCCGTTGTACTGGGCTCCGCCCGCCGGCGAATCCATTGCCAATGTGGCCGAGAACCGGGTCCGGAACATCCTCAGCACTCTGCACCGCGAAAATGCCCGCGACAACGTTCTCATGGTCACCCACGGGGAATTCATGTGGGCGACGCGCCTCGTTCTGGAGCGCTGGAGCGACGAAGAATTCCTGAGGCGTGACGCCGACAAGGCGCAGATGATTCACAACTGCACCGTCCTGCAGTATTCCAGCACCGACCCGAACACCCAGAACAGCGTCCGCGAAAAACTCAATTGGGTGCGCCGCTGCTGGCCGGTCCAGGTTGACGGGGAATGGACCATGTTCGTCGGCGATTGGGAAGAGTTCAACCGGAAGTACTTCACCGACAACGATCTCCTGGAGCGGGCTGAAGCAAACCGGCACTTCCTGCAGGACTCGTTCGGCAGCTAA
- a CDS encoding SDR family oxidoreductase yields the protein MNTSPPRSVIVTGGSGGIGRAAALRLARDGAQVLVHYSGNRDAARQTADGVVNAGGTAVVFGGDVAEEGQMQEMFVEADAAFGGVDVLVHTAGIMPLGPVAEMSLKTFDRIQRTNLRGTFIVDQLAARHLRDGGAIINFSTSVTRLQLPGYGAYAASKGAVEALTLILARELRGRNITVNAVAPGPTATPLFFTGKSQEQIDAIAKLNPMERLGTPEDIAEAVAFLAGPGRWINGQVLYANGGAA from the coding sequence ATGAACACGTCGCCTCCGCGCAGTGTCATCGTCACCGGCGGCTCCGGCGGCATTGGCCGGGCGGCCGCGCTGCGGCTCGCCCGCGACGGCGCCCAGGTTCTTGTCCACTACAGCGGAAACCGCGACGCGGCCCGCCAAACGGCCGACGGCGTCGTCAATGCCGGCGGTACAGCCGTGGTTTTCGGCGGAGATGTGGCGGAGGAAGGACAGATGCAGGAGATGTTTGTCGAAGCCGACGCGGCCTTCGGCGGCGTTGACGTGCTGGTCCACACCGCTGGCATCATGCCCCTGGGGCCAGTCGCGGAAATGTCGCTGAAGACCTTTGACCGGATTCAGCGGACCAACCTCCGCGGCACCTTCATCGTTGATCAGCTGGCCGCACGGCACCTGCGCGACGGCGGTGCGATCATCAATTTCTCCACCTCCGTCACCCGCCTCCAGCTCCCCGGCTACGGCGCCTATGCAGCATCCAAGGGCGCCGTGGAAGCGCTGACCCTGATTCTGGCCCGCGAGCTGCGTGGACGGAACATCACGGTGAACGCCGTGGCTCCGGGGCCGACGGCCACTCCCCTATTCTTCACCGGCAAATCCCAGGAGCAGATCGACGCCATCGCCAAGCTCAACCCCATGGAGCGGCTCGGGACACCGGAGGATATAGCCGAGGCGGTGGCCTTCCTCGCCGGTCCTGGCCGCTGGATCAACGGCCAGGTCCTCTACGCCAACGGCGGCGCCGCGTAG
- a CDS encoding IclR family transcriptional regulator codes for MESMLTMGSLNKALHVLEAVAADARGATAKEISTALGLPVATTYRLLAALGDAGYVVHRKSEGRYVLGYQLHRLGGALHRQMGTSRTVARLVANLHETAGAAAYYAVHWGNEVVVAHVADSPEHPRIPVPQSGFAGALHATAFGKILLAGLPEPEQRRFLRRFGMAARTPRTITDEEELIAQVRRVAREGLATEIEEYLSGTSCMAVAVCNGNGQTVGSVAVSVPASADLVRTGGLGLLLRGTAHEISMVLRSVPGLYGR; via the coding sequence ATGGAATCGATGCTGACCATGGGTTCCCTGAACAAGGCGCTGCATGTCCTGGAGGCGGTGGCAGCCGATGCCCGAGGCGCGACCGCCAAGGAGATTTCGACGGCGCTCGGCCTCCCGGTGGCCACCACCTACCGGCTCCTGGCGGCTCTGGGCGACGCCGGTTATGTGGTGCACCGAAAGTCCGAGGGCCGGTATGTCCTGGGCTATCAGCTGCACCGGCTGGGCGGTGCGCTGCATCGGCAGATGGGTACGTCGCGCACGGTGGCGCGGCTGGTCGCCAACCTGCACGAGACTGCCGGGGCGGCCGCCTACTACGCGGTGCACTGGGGAAACGAGGTGGTGGTGGCCCACGTGGCGGATTCTCCGGAGCATCCGCGGATTCCGGTTCCGCAATCGGGCTTTGCCGGAGCCCTCCATGCCACGGCCTTCGGGAAAATCCTGCTGGCGGGGTTGCCTGAGCCGGAGCAGCGCCGGTTCCTGCGCCGGTTTGGCATGGCCGCACGGACGCCGCGCACCATCACGGATGAAGAGGAACTGATTGCCCAGGTGCGCCGCGTGGCCCGCGAGGGGCTGGCAACGGAAATCGAGGAGTACCTTTCCGGCACGAGCTGCATGGCCGTGGCGGTCTGCAACGGCAACGGCCAGACGGTGGGCTCGGTGGCCGTGTCGGTGCCGGCGTCCGCGGATCTCGTGCGGACGGGAGGCCTCGGCCTGCTGCTGCGGGGGACCGCCCACGAGATTTCGATGGTGCTCCGTTCCGTGCCCGGTCTTTACGGGCGGTGA
- a CDS encoding biotin carboxylase N-terminal domain-containing protein, with the protein MKKVLIANRGEIAVRVARACADAGIGSVAVYSDPDADALHVRLADEALPLHGAAGADTYLNIPKLIEAAHLAGADAVHPGYGFLSENADFAQAVLDAGLTWIGPSPQAIRDLGNKVTARDIAVRAGAPLVPGTPGPAESAGQVRAFAEEHGLPVAIKAAFGGGGRGMKIARRLEDVEDAFESAVREAVSAFGRGECFAERFLDRPRHVEAQVLADTHGNVVVVGTRDCSLQRRNQKLVEEAPAPFLTDEQRATIHESAKAICREAGYTGAGTVEYLVSPDGLISFLEVNTRLQVEHPVTEETTGVDLVREQFRIADGLPLSFTEDPAPRGHAFEFRLNAEDPARGFLPGPGPVDAFEPPTGPGIRVDSGVRSGSVVPAEYDSLMAKLIVWGEDRPQALRRARASLDEIVIRGLPTVLPFHRAVVRSEAFTRGDAFGVHTTWIESEFAEPLAASPEIAASLPGAERETITIDVDGRAVTVGVPAALLNALRSGGTGAPATGTAGGDGGSSGGSDGALASPMAGNLVKWVADDGARLAAGDPVAVLEAMKMETTVRAHRAGTLSRAELEPGATVARGDSLGRIGS; encoded by the coding sequence ATGAAGAAGGTCCTGATCGCGAACCGCGGCGAGATTGCCGTGCGCGTGGCCCGTGCCTGCGCCGACGCCGGAATCGGGTCGGTGGCGGTCTATTCGGACCCCGACGCCGATGCCCTGCACGTGCGCCTGGCCGATGAAGCCCTGCCCCTGCACGGCGCCGCCGGCGCCGACACCTACCTGAACATTCCCAAGCTGATCGAGGCCGCGCACCTCGCCGGGGCCGACGCCGTGCACCCCGGCTACGGTTTCCTGTCCGAGAACGCTGACTTCGCGCAGGCAGTGCTCGACGCCGGACTCACGTGGATCGGCCCCTCACCGCAGGCGATCCGCGACCTGGGCAACAAGGTCACCGCGCGTGACATCGCCGTCCGGGCCGGCGCGCCGCTGGTGCCCGGCACCCCGGGGCCGGCCGAAAGCGCCGGACAGGTCCGCGCGTTCGCCGAAGAGCACGGTTTGCCGGTGGCGATCAAGGCGGCCTTCGGCGGCGGCGGCCGCGGCATGAAGATCGCGCGCCGGCTCGAAGACGTGGAGGATGCGTTCGAGTCAGCGGTCCGCGAGGCCGTGTCAGCGTTCGGCCGCGGCGAGTGCTTCGCCGAACGGTTCCTGGACCGGCCCCGGCATGTGGAGGCGCAGGTGCTGGCCGATACGCACGGCAACGTCGTCGTTGTCGGCACCCGCGACTGCTCGCTGCAGCGCCGCAACCAAAAGCTCGTGGAGGAGGCTCCCGCGCCGTTCCTGACCGATGAGCAGCGCGCCACCATCCACGAATCGGCGAAGGCGATCTGCCGCGAGGCCGGCTACACCGGCGCCGGCACGGTGGAATATCTGGTCTCCCCCGACGGGCTGATCAGCTTCCTGGAGGTCAACACCCGGCTGCAGGTTGAGCACCCGGTGACCGAGGAAACCACCGGCGTCGATCTGGTCCGCGAGCAGTTCCGGATCGCCGACGGCCTGCCGCTGTCCTTTACCGAGGATCCGGCGCCCCGTGGACACGCGTTCGAATTCCGGCTCAACGCCGAGGATCCGGCCCGCGGCTTCCTGCCCGGCCCCGGCCCAGTGGACGCGTTCGAACCGCCAACCGGCCCCGGCATCCGGGTCGATTCCGGCGTCCGCTCCGGTTCCGTGGTGCCCGCCGAGTACGACTCGCTGATGGCCAAGCTGATTGTCTGGGGCGAGGACCGGCCGCAGGCGCTGCGCCGGGCCCGGGCCTCGCTGGATGAGATCGTAATCCGCGGGCTGCCCACCGTCCTGCCGTTCCACCGCGCCGTGGTCCGCTCCGAGGCCTTCACCCGCGGAGACGCCTTCGGGGTGCACACCACCTGGATCGAGTCCGAGTTCGCCGAACCGCTGGCCGCGTCTCCGGAGATCGCCGCTTCTCTGCCCGGCGCCGAGCGCGAGACCATCACCATCGACGTCGACGGCCGCGCCGTCACCGTCGGGGTGCCCGCCGCCCTGCTGAACGCGCTGCGCTCCGGCGGAACCGGAGCGCCGGCCACCGGCACTGCGGGCGGCGACGGCGGCAGCTCCGGCGGCAGCGACGGCGCACTGGCCTCGCCGATGGCGGGGAACCTGGTGAAGTGGGTGGCCGACGACGGTGCCCGGCTGGCCGCGGGCGATCCGGTCGCCGTGCTGGAGGCCATGAAAATGGAAACCACCGTCCGCGCCCACCGGGCCGGAACCCTGAGCCGTGCCGAGCTGGAACCCGGGGCCACCGTCGCACGCGGGGATTCCCTGGGCCGCATCGGCTCCTAA
- a CDS encoding 5-oxoprolinase subunit PxpA → MPVIDLNSDVGESFGNWKMGDDAAVFESVSSANVACGFHAGDPSTIAQTCRDAVAAGVTIGAHVAYRDLAGFGRRFLDCSYTELHDDVLYQLGALQAMARAAGGEVKYVKPHGALYNTIVHHEVHAQAVIDAVRTFDKDLPVLLLPGAVALDKAADAGLRGVAEAFADRSYSPDGTLVSRRESNAVIHDAEQVTANMVRLATEGTITAVDGTVIPMNAASICVHGDTPGAVAMAAAVRRGLENAGVTIQSFV, encoded by the coding sequence ATGCCGGTCATTGATTTGAACAGCGATGTCGGAGAGTCCTTCGGCAACTGGAAGATGGGCGACGACGCCGCCGTCTTCGAATCCGTCTCCAGCGCCAACGTGGCCTGCGGCTTCCACGCCGGAGACCCGTCCACCATCGCACAGACCTGCCGCGACGCCGTAGCCGCCGGAGTCACCATCGGCGCCCACGTGGCGTACCGGGACCTGGCCGGCTTCGGCCGCCGGTTCCTGGACTGCTCCTACACCGAATTGCACGACGACGTCCTCTATCAGCTGGGCGCGCTGCAGGCCATGGCCCGGGCCGCAGGCGGCGAGGTCAAATACGTGAAACCGCACGGCGCCCTCTACAACACGATCGTTCATCACGAGGTCCATGCCCAGGCCGTCATCGACGCCGTCCGCACCTTCGACAAGGACCTGCCGGTCCTGCTGCTGCCCGGCGCCGTCGCCCTGGACAAAGCCGCCGACGCCGGCCTGCGCGGTGTTGCCGAAGCCTTTGCCGACCGCAGCTACAGCCCGGACGGAACCTTGGTGTCGCGGCGCGAATCCAATGCGGTGATCCACGATGCAGAGCAGGTCACCGCCAACATGGTCCGCCTCGCCACCGAAGGCACCATCACGGCCGTGGACGGCACCGTCATCCCCATGAACGCCGCCTCCATCTGCGTCCACGGCGACACCCCCGGCGCCGTCGCGATGGCCGCGGCCGTACGGCGCGGATTGGAAAACGCCGGCGTCACCATCCAGAGCTTCGTATGA
- a CDS encoding TetR/AcrR family transcriptional regulator has protein sequence MTTTNASPHLRQPLTRERVLQAAARLADDGGLGSLTMRSLASDLSVQPMSLYHHVANKEDILDGLVDLVFDEVQVPSETPGGWRAAMEARAHGMRAALSLHPWAVGLMETRTTPGAANLRHHDSTLGVLRRSGFSLDAAGHAYALLDSYIYGFALQEAGLPVGVPDADPQIVEAMARSIPAGELPYLAEMAMDRATQSDYSFGAEFEVGLRIILDGLTGLLTQ, from the coding sequence ATGACAACCACAAACGCTTCCCCACACCTCCGTCAGCCGCTGACCCGCGAACGCGTGCTGCAGGCTGCCGCCCGCCTTGCTGACGACGGCGGGCTCGGCTCTCTGACCATGCGCTCCCTGGCCTCGGATCTGTCGGTGCAGCCGATGTCGCTCTACCACCACGTGGCCAACAAGGAAGACATCCTGGACGGACTGGTCGACCTCGTCTTTGACGAGGTGCAGGTGCCCTCCGAAACGCCCGGCGGATGGCGTGCAGCCATGGAGGCCCGCGCCCACGGCATGCGGGCGGCGCTCTCCCTCCACCCGTGGGCGGTGGGACTGATGGAAACGCGCACGACGCCGGGCGCCGCCAATCTGCGCCACCACGACTCCACGCTGGGCGTACTGCGCCGGTCGGGCTTCTCGCTGGACGCGGCCGGTCACGCCTATGCCCTGCTGGACAGCTACATCTACGGCTTCGCCCTGCAGGAGGCAGGGCTGCCGGTCGGCGTGCCCGATGCGGATCCGCAGATTGTGGAGGCCATGGCCCGCTCCATCCCGGCCGGTGAGCTGCCCTACCTGGCGGAGATGGCCATGGACCGCGCCACCCAGTCGGACTACAGCTTCGGTGCCGAGTTTGAGGTGGGGTTGCGCATCATTCTCGACGGCCTGACCGGCCTGCTGACGCAATAA
- a CDS encoding thermonuclease family protein yields MISGAKALIAVAGLVVAGSTVAIVASGNADEGKVVRVIDGDTLVVDFDDQELTVRLLNVDTPETKDPGKPVECLGPEATDFLTQALPAGSTVTLAFDVEREDRYGRTLAAVYNDDDLLINAEVARRGLGIPVTVGKNTKFRPPVDEAYQEAQEQHAGLFAEDVECTVPAMVAALEETATQAASQGTGTTAVAAGAAVTAVYALAKTVDAGFDAFEASAKAGESLIWAALTPAQKADLQARANTAQTQVHDRHDELVTVQAELQASEDGVKRKAAEAERIAAEEEARKVAAAAQAEADRLAAEQAEAHRIAAEAEARRSAAAQAEADRQAAYTPPPQQYVPPAPSSNPPGYTGPRCYAPGGKTWRPC; encoded by the coding sequence ATGATCAGCGGAGCGAAAGCCTTAATTGCAGTCGCCGGCCTGGTGGTCGCCGGAAGCACGGTGGCCATTGTTGCCTCCGGAAACGCCGATGAAGGAAAAGTCGTTCGGGTTATCGACGGCGACACCCTGGTGGTGGATTTTGATGATCAGGAGCTGACCGTCCGGCTGCTGAACGTGGATACCCCGGAGACCAAGGATCCCGGCAAACCCGTCGAATGCCTGGGCCCGGAAGCAACCGATTTCCTCACCCAAGCCCTGCCGGCGGGAAGCACCGTGACGCTGGCGTTCGACGTCGAGCGCGAGGACCGCTACGGCCGCACGCTCGCGGCCGTCTATAACGACGACGATCTCCTGATCAATGCCGAGGTGGCCCGCCGGGGTTTGGGAATCCCGGTGACGGTCGGCAAGAACACCAAGTTCCGGCCGCCCGTCGATGAGGCCTACCAGGAGGCTCAGGAACAGCACGCCGGGCTTTTCGCCGAGGACGTCGAATGCACCGTTCCGGCGATGGTCGCGGCTCTGGAAGAGACTGCGACCCAAGCGGCTTCCCAAGGAACGGGAACGACGGCGGTGGCCGCCGGCGCCGCCGTCACCGCTGTTTACGCGCTTGCAAAGACGGTCGACGCCGGGTTCGACGCTTTCGAAGCCAGTGCAAAGGCAGGAGAGTCCCTGATTTGGGCGGCACTCACCCCGGCCCAAAAGGCTGACCTCCAGGCCAGGGCAAACACCGCGCAAACCCAGGTCCATGACCGCCACGATGAATTGGTCACTGTGCAGGCGGAGCTGCAGGCCTCCGAAGACGGGGTGAAGCGCAAGGCTGCCGAAGCCGAACGGATCGCTGCCGAAGAAGAAGCCCGCAAGGTTGCCGCAGCGGCGCAGGCCGAAGCGGACCGCCTCGCCGCAGAACAGGCAGAGGCCCACCGCATCGCCGCAGAAGCCGAAGCCCGGCGGAGTGCCGCCGCGCAGGCCGAAGCCGACCGCCAGGCTGCCTATACCCCTCCGCCCCAGCAATACGTTCCGCCCGCACCGAGCAGCAACCCGCCGGGCTACACCGGTCCGCGCTGTTACGCGCCGGGCGGGAAGACCTGGCGCCCCTGCTAA